The Gossypium hirsutum isolate 1008001.06 chromosome D07, Gossypium_hirsutum_v2.1, whole genome shotgun sequence genome includes the window CTTCTAAAGAGGAAGCTGAACGTATCGAGAAAGAGAGAATACAGCTTAAAGAAAAAGACGACAAAGCCTCCAAGGAGATAAAGCTACTGAAAGAAGAAATCTCTACTTTATCAGAGAATTTGAAGAAGCTGAAATCAGAATCTGAAGAGAAAGACAAGAAGATCGAAATTGCCGAAGCGCACGTTGCTTCTCTACAAAAACAATCCGCGGATTTGCTACTCGAATATGATCGTTTATTAGAAGATAACCAAAATCTTCAGAATCAAGCTTTAGGGTACAAAAGTTGAGGCAAATTTGAAGGGGTCAGATAAAAAAGAAATGTGTTTAGGGTACTGATTAGGCCTCTGCATTGTTGAAATAACTGAAGTTAACTTTATTAAGAATGATTTAATTTAATGATCAGAAGCTAGTTAAAGAAGCAATCATCAATATATGATCATATAAGGAACCCCATCATTTGACTATGAAACTCATCTCACGGTCTAAATTATCCAATACGGTTGCTATAGCTTTATATTCATGGTGGCTTTTATCTCCCATAAGGAAAGCATGGAGCTTCCCATCCACATCCAATACACTGTATCCAGGTACTTTCTTCTTCCCCGAGTCTTTCATGAGTTTCTTTACAACAGCAACTTCATCCCACATGTTTCCCATGGCGAAGAAGTTCGAGACCAACGCATGAATTCCCAAGTCGTCTGGATTTAACTCGAGGACTTTCTTTGCTGCCATTTCCCCGATTGACAACTTCCCATGATTACGGCAGCCAGACAGGAGAGCAACCCAAACAGCCACCCCGGGTTTGTTGTTCATAGACCCTATTAGTTTATAAGCTTCTTCCACAAGTCCTGCACGAGCTAAAAGATCGACCATACAAGTGTAGTGCTTCTCAATTGGTTGGATACTGTATTCATTTACCATGAAATTAAACCAGTATCGACCTTCGTTAACCATTCCTGAGTGGCTGAGAGCTGAGAGAAGTGCTGCAAAAGTTGCATGATCAGGTTTTAAGCTCATTTTTGTCATCTGGAGGAAGAGTGATAGAGCTTCCTTCCCATGCCCATGTACTCCGTAGCTGGCAATCATTACATTCCAAGAGATTATATCTTTAGAAGCTATCCGATCAAAGAGTGCACGGGCATAAGAAAGCGATCCACATTTTGCATACATGTCAATCATTGCTGTGCCAGAAACTGGTTCCAAATCAAACCTTCTAGTGATACATCCATGTGTGGATTTACCCAATTTTAACAACCCGCATTGCGAACATGCCAGAAGAGCACCCACAAGGGACATCGAGTCCGGCTTAAATCCACAACCCTGCATCTGTACCAACAATTCCAGTGCATTTCTAGCAAAGCCATTTTGAGCTAAGCCAGATATCAATGCACCCCAAGAAATATCATTCTTGGTTGGCATCTTGAAGACATGCAAAGCATATTCCAAGTATCCATTCTTAGCATACATATCGACAAGGCTAGTCTGAACCACGACGTCCATGGAAAAACCTTTCCTAATCATATATCCATGAATTGTACGTCCCAACTTTGAGTCCCCCAGATTTACAGATGCTTGAATCAACCCCAACATCATAACACTATCTCCTTCCATCCCTTCCATTCGCATTTTTCTATATGAATCAATCGCCTCACTTGCCCGTCCACTCTGCGCCAGCCCTGTTACCATAGTAGTCCAACAGACAAGATCCTTTCTTGGCATCCCGTTAAACACTACAATTGCCTCGTCCATTTTCCCACATTTGACATACAAATTCAAAATGGAAGACGCCACAAAAACATCCTTCTGATATCCGAAATCCACCGCTTTACGCCAAATCTCGTCCCCCATTTCCATGTCCATCAAGCTAACACAGGCCTTAATAGCCATGGTAAAAGTGGTGCTGTCAGGCTTAATGCC containing:
- the LOC121219559 gene encoding putative pentatricopeptide repeat-containing protein At3g25060, mitochondrial, whose product is MQSLKWRKHLKPLLLACKDKKPLAKIHAMMIQTGHKNSVGNLIASYAGVGDILSARKVFDKLSNRRVDSWNAMILAYSRKSFPKEVLDLYRQMIMEGIKPDSTTFTMAIKACVSLMDMEMGDEIWRKAVDFGYQKDVFVASSILNLYVKCGKMDEAIVVFNGMPRKDLVCWTTMVTGLAQSGRASEAIDSYRKMRMEGMEGDSVMMLGLIQASVNLGDSKLGRTIHGYMIRKGFSMDVVVQTSLVDMYAKNGYLEYALHVFKMPTKNDISWGALISGLAQNGFARNALELLVQMQGCGFKPDSMSLVGALLACSQCGLLKLGKSTHGCITRRFDLEPVSGTAMIDMYAKCGSLSYARALFDRIASKDIISWNVMIASYGVHGHGKEALSLFLQMTKMSLKPDHATFAALLSALSHSGMVNEGRYWFNFMVNEYSIQPIEKHYTCMVDLLARAGLVEEAYKLIGSMNNKPGVAVWVALLSGCRNHGKLSIGEMAAKKVLELNPDDLGIHALVSNFFAMGNMWDEVAVVKKLMKDSGKKKVPGYSVLDVDGKLHAFLMGDKSHHEYKAIATVLDNLDREMSFIVK